The Colwellia sp. M166 genome segment TTCTTCAATGCCGTCGAAGGTATGTCCCATAGACGCACCTTCTTCAACGCCTGCAAAGTTCTTTAAACACCAACGCAACAGTAGGTAACAACCTACTAGTGTGCCTAAGGTAAGAACGGTAATCCAAATACTCCAGAAGCTAGACATTATTATTAGTCTCCTGTTTGTTATTTTTGTCAGAATGTTTTAATTCAGTTTTTGTTGGTTCTTCAAAAATTGAATTTGCCGCTTCATCAAACGCAGATTTGCGTTTTTTTGAATATGACCAAACCACAATGACAATAAATAATGCCAATATTAATAGGGCAATTAGCCCTCTAAGCGTGCCATAGTCCATCATCATTATTTCAACGCATGACCAAGAGACTGAAGATATGCAATTAATGCATCCATTTCTGTTTTACCCTTAACTGCTTTTTCTGCACCAGCAATTTCAGTTTCAGAGTAAAGAGGAATAGCATTACCTTGCTCGTCTTTATGACTACGATTACGTGTTAAGAAGTTAAATGTTGATAACTTTTTCGCTGTTAATTCACCATCAAGGGTATTTTCAGCTAACCATTTAAACGAAGGCATATTTGACTCAGGTACAACAGAACGAGGGTCAAGTAAATGCGCACGGTGCCAATCGTCACTATAACGACCGCCAACACGGGCTAAATCTGGCCCTGTACGTTTTGAACCCCATAAATGTGGATGTTCCCATACGCCTTCACCAGCAACTGAGTAATGACCATAGCGCTCTGTTTCCGCACGAAAAGGACGGATCATTTGGCTATGACATACATTACAACCTTCGCGGATATAGATATCACGACCTTCCATTTCTAAAGCGGTATAAGGGCGCAAGTTATCAACCGGTGTGGTGGTTGCTTTTTGGAAGAACAATGGCGTAATTTCAACTAAACCACCGATGCTGATAGCAAAAATAGTAAAGATAAAGAATAAGCCAACGCTTTTTTCAACTTTTTCGTGTTTGTTGATCATGGTCTGGCTCCTTAAGCTATTTCTACAGGTTTAAGACTTCCGTCTTTAGCACCCATAGTTTTAAACATGTTGTAAGCCATTAAAATAAAGCCTGCAACCACTAATACACCACCAATAAAACGGATGAAGTAGAATGGGTATGACGCTGTTAAACTTTCAACAAAGCTGTAAGTTAAGGTACCGTCAGTATTAACCGCACGCCACATTAACCCTTGCATTACACCTGAAATCCACATAGCAACAATATATAAAACGATACCGGCTGTGTGCATCCAGAAATGAATGTTGATTAAACGAATGCTGTACATACGACCTTGATTAAATAGTACTGGAATTAAATGGTACATAGCACCAATTGACACCATTGCAACCCAACCTAGTGCACCTGAGTGAACGTGACCAACAGTCCAGTCAGTGTAATGAGAAAGTGCATTCACTGATTTAATTGCCATCATCGGGCCTTCAAATGTAGACATACCGTAGAACGATAATGACACAATCAAGAAACGAAGAATTGGATCGTGGCGAAGTTTATGCCATGCACCTGATAACGTCATAATACCGTTAATCATACCACCCCAAGATGGTAAGAATAATACGATAGACATAACCATACCTACTGATTGAGCCCAATCAGGTAAAGCTGTGTAGTGTAAGTGATGAGGACCAGCCCAAATATATAGAGAAACTAGTGCCCAAAAGTGAACAATTGATAAACGGTAAGAGTAAACCGGACGTTCAGCTTGTTTTGGTACGAAATAATACATCATACCTAGGAAACCAGCGGTTAATAGGAAGCCTACGGCATTATGGCCATACCACCACTGCATCATGGCATCGATCGCGCCGGAGTAGATGGAATAGGATTTAAACATTGAGACAGGGATCGCCATGCTATTACCTATATGCAATACCGCCACGGTAAGTATGAAACCACCGAAGAACCAATTTGCAACATAGATGTGCGAGGTTTTACGTTTCACTAAAGTACCAAAAAATACAATAGCGTAACTGACCCAGACAACGGCGATTAAAATATCAATCGGCCATTCTAGCTCTGCGTATTCTTTACTTGATGTGTAACCAAGTGGCAAAGTTATCACGGCAAGAACGATAATGGCTTGCCAGCCCCAAAATGTAAAAGCTGCTAATTTTCCACCGAAGAGGACAGTTTTACATGTACGTTGTACCACATAATATGAAGTAGCAAACAGTGCACTGGTACCAAAAGCAAAAATTACCGCATTGGTATGCAGTGGACGAAGACGAGAATAGGTTAACCAAGGTGTTTCAAAGTTTAATGCAGGCCAAATTAATTGTGCTGCAATAAGAACACCTACTAGAGTACCAACGATCCCCCAAATAACTGTCATTACGGTGAATTGACGCACCACTTTGAAGTTATAGGACGGATGATCAAGCGTTGTTGTCATTTTTATTGTTCCGTTACTAGGTTAAATTTTGCATTTTCTATAAAAAAATAGGCTTTTTTATGAAAAATGCTGAGAAGCCGTGATAATTGTCACAATCTGTAGTGAGTTGTTTCAAATTCGATGTAATTTTACCTTTCGCCCATGACATAAATCAACCGTAAAGCTTGATTTAAATCAACAAAAAAATTGCTGGTGCTTTAATCTTGTTAGATAAGTGATTAGTAAGATGGAAATTATTACTACATCAGTGGACGGTTACTATTAAAAGTAGGCTAATTTAGTTAAAACAGCGATTTAACTTGTGATTGAAATTCACACATTTAGTGACGGCAGGGAAGAGTCATAAAATATTGTATATGCAAGTGTCGCACTGTGAAAAGTGCGACAAAATTAATCATACGCGATATTTTTCAATCCATCTAAGTCTAAGATTTCCATGTCTTTCGCATGAATTGTCAGTAAACCTTTATGCTGGAATTTAGAAAATATGCGACTGAGAGTTTCCCGACGAAAGCCCAGATGATTGGCAATAACATCGCGGCCAACGGGTAAATGCAATTTGGTTTCACTTTCTTGGTACTGTGCATTACGTTTTAGCATATTGAGAATAAACGCGGCTAATAAACTTTCGGCAGTATGTTTTGCTACGACAGATGTAAATTCCTCACGTAGCATGGAATTTTGTTTACTCAATAAAGAAATTAAGTTCAATTGTAGCTCTGGCATCAGTTTTCCGCATTCATTGAGCTCTTTTAAATCAATTTTACAAACGCTAGTCGTACCAACTGCTACCGCATTGTAGTTGTAGTGCTGCGTATGGATAGCATCTTCACCGATTAATTCTCCAGGAAAGCGAAAACCAATGACCTTTTCTTTATTTTCTGGGGTTATTTCCGTGAGTTTAAAACTACCTGCGCAAACGGCATAGATTGCATTGGCGCTTTCTTTTTCGTGGAATAGTGGTGTTGAGCTATTGACGATATTGCGCCTAGACAAGTAACTGTCCATGATCGATACTTCTGTTTTTCCTGCTTTCAACGGTACGCAAATAGGTTGCATTGAGCAATTATCACAGTCTACGTATTTGATGTTAGGTTCTTTTACCTTAATACATGTTGTCATTTTATTGCCTATGGTCACTTTAAGCGCGGTTGAATATGAAAAATCGGATACGAGATGAATTATAACGAATGCAAATTAAAGTAGGTTTGTTTCAAATCAAAAACAAGGCTTAAAAAAGTGATAAATATCACTGTGTTTTAGGTATCATGGCAATTAATTCCTTATCTGTGGTCTCTTCTGATGACAAACCGTAAAAAAACACTTGGAAATTTTTCAGTGCTACTGCTAATAACTATGCTCAGTGCTTGTAATGATCAAAGTCAAAGCGAAAGCCATCAGTTGAATGCTAAGCAACCTCGCGTTATGCAATGCATTGAACAGCAAAGTCAATGTCACTTTGAACTGGCTGGTGGTCGTGTGGAAGTGTTATTTGATGTTAACAGAATAACAGCGGAGCAAGCATTTAATATGTCAGTTAACTACACTGGCGCTAATCGTATTAAAGCGGTGAGTGGCTATATGGAGGGTGTCGACATGTTTATGGGTAAAATTCCTGTATTTTTAGAGCCTAAGGTTGCTACAGATAAGCTGGCTGTAGATAAAATGTCGAGTTTAAAAGCGCAAGCACAAAAGAAGGCGTTATTAGCCAATAAGCATAACCAGCAAATATTTCGTGGTGAGCTATTAGTTGGGAGTTGCTCCGCAGCGCAAATGACTTGGCAAGTGTGGTTGACCTTTACTATGGCTGATAACCAAACACAGACGAAAATGCTAACTATCGTCAGTTATCGTAGTTAAGTTAAGTTAAGTTAAGTTAAGTTAAGTTAAATTTTGGGGGGGCCCACCTAAAATGGGGCTATTGAGTCATAGCGACATGCCAATGTTGAAGCCATTAATTAGCGCAATGCTCAACTGCTCGCCAACCAAATTGCCACTAAAATCATTAAACTGCCGGATATTTTATTGAGCAGTTGCACATTATTACGCTGTGTTAAAACCTTACCAATAGTTTTTCCACCCGTGGCATAGATCGTCATACAGATAAATTCAGAGGTTAATATTACCGCAACCAAAATGCCTAACTGTGGTGCTAAGGGTAATGTTTGACTAATAAATGGCGGTAATAGTGAGATCATAAATGCCCAACCTTTCGGGTTAGCAATTGCAGTAAAAAAACCTTGCTGGAATAAACTACGCTTTTTAATGGTTTTTGGCTCTTGATCAGAACTTGTCGAAAGCTTACCTTTGGCTCGCCACATATTGAGCCCCACATAGACTAAGTATAATGCTCCTAGCATTTTAAATGCTTGAAATAGTTGGGGGAATTTAGTCATTATTGTAGCAACACCTAATACCGAAGTAACAGCAACGGTAGCAACACCTAGTAGTTCACCATACATCATCCAAAATGTTCTTCTTACCCCAATAGTGATCCCCAAGCTCATCGCGAGTGTCATACACATGCCAGGCGTTAAACTGACAATAAAAAATGTTGGAATAAATAGGCTGAGCAAGGTGATATCTATCAAGAGTATTTTACCTAAATGTTAGTGATTTGATGGAGGGTAGAAAACTTTTAGCTATTTTATCCTAATGAATGTTATAGCGTAAGAAAAGATTTCTTTTCTTAAACTGTCTTAAGCTTGGCTTAAGAAATAAAAACTATATTGAATAGCCGAATGTCTCTAGATATAAATAATAATGACGAAACAGCTCAGTAGTAGAAAGCTCAAGTGTTATAGCAAAGTTCGTCAAGACTTAATAAGTCTAACTGTCAGTTTGCTCTTAGGCCTTAGTATACAGGCTCACAGTGCAGAAAATGAAGGTTTAGCGCAATCACAAGTTGCTTTGCAAGCGATACTGGCGCAGCACAAAGGTGAAGTGGTTTATCTCGATTTTTGGGCTTCATGGTGCGTGCCATGTCGCAAGTCATTTCCTTGGATGAATAAAATGCAACATCTACATCATCTGCAAGGTTTTGCGGTTGTCAGCGTTAACCTTGATGCTGAGCTAGCACTAGCAAAAGCGTTTTTAACCCGTAACAACGTAAGTTTTCCGGTGATTTACGACCCTAAGGGCCACATTGCTCGACATTTTAATATTAAGGGTATGCCAAGCAGTATGTTGATAGACCGAGAAGGCAAGATACGACAAAGCCACAGTGGCTTTTTCACCAATAGAATTAAAAGTTATGAAGCAGAAATTACTGCTTTATTAAATCAATAGTAAGGAAATGGTTATGAGCCGATCATATTTAAAGCCTTATCGTGTTAGTCGACTTTGCTACTCGGTAATATTTTTAGCAATATCACTGGTAAGCGGTTGCTCTTCATTAGGTGTACAACCTTGGGAGCGTGATTTATTGGCAAAAGATGAAATGGCATTAACATCATCTCCTTTAGATGCCGCGCTTGATGATCATATTTATTTTAGTAAAGAAGCGTCAAGCGGCGGTAAAAGCTTTGGTGGCGGAGGGTGCGGATGCAATTAACTCAGAAAAAGAGTCCGGTAAATATTAAGGCGGCATTAACACTTGCCACGACAACATTGCTCGGTTCTGTATCCGCTGTTGGTTATGCACAAGAGCCACAGCAAGTAACTGAAGAATCATCTTGGGATTTTGATACGGCGTTTTTGTATTACAGTGAAAGCGATCGGGTATCAGTCGCAGAAGCTATTATCAATGCGAAAAAAACCTTCGAGAATGATGAAGTACTTAACCTGAAGTTGACTATTGATTCATTAACCGGTGCTTCAGCGAATGGTGCTACCGCGCAACCTAATGTGCAAACCTTTACGCGTCCTTCTGGTAAAGGCAGTTATCAAACAGACAAAAACACCACGCCACTCGATGACACCTTTAGAGATACTCGTGTGCAATTTAATGCGCAATGGACTCAACCGTTAGCTGAGAATTATACTGGCAGTGCGGGGGGACATATTTCCAAAGAATATGACTATTTATCACTAGGCATTAATGGCAACCTGGCCTATGACTTTAATAATAAAAATTCAACATTTTCATTGGGCTTGAGTTATTTCCAAGACACTTTTGAGCCTGAAGGTGGGATTCCTGTTGCCTTTACTAGCATGCCATCGGCTTACGGTAGTGGTGAAAGTGCGAGTAAAGAGCTGTTTGATGCTACGCGCCGCACCGATAGCGATGACAAAACCACGACTGATATTATGCTAGGTTTTACTCAAGTGATAAACCGTAGAATGTTAATGCAGTTTAATTATTCTTATTCAACGGTTGATGGTTATTTAAGTGACCCTTTTAAAGTATTGAGTGTGCTCGACAGTAATGGTTATGCACAAGATTACCTTTATGAAAGTCGACCAGATAGCCGGGTTAAGCAAAGTTTATTTGCCCAAACCAAATACCACTTTGAGCAAAATGTAGTTGATGTTTCTTATCGCTATATGTGGGATGACTGGAAGTTAGACTCTCATACCATTGACTCAAGACTGCGAGTACCGTTAACGAGTACCAGTTACCTTGAGCCACATTTACGTTTCTATCAACAAAGTGCCGCTGATTTTTATCAGCCTTTTTTAACCCAATCAAGCCCTATGCCTATGTTTGCGAGCGCCGATTATCGTATTGGTGAAATGAGCGCGTACACGATTGGTTTGAAATATGGTATGAAGATGAGCGACGGTAATGATTTATCGTTTAGGTTGGAGTATTATCGTCAAAACCCTAAAAACTCAGGTTATCAAGTACCTGAAGTGCTTGAAAGTGCTGATTTATATGAAAGTGTTGACGCTATTATTGCGCAAGTAAGCTATTCATTTTAATCTCCATTTTAAAGTACTTTGTGCAAGGACGCACTTATAAGACCATTTCATCTAAATAAGTGAGTACTTAGCGTTATATGAGCGCCGAAAGGGCGATTTTTAAGGCTTAGCTGGATTGGTATAGACATTATGCTTAATAGATGCAATAGGACGTGATT includes the following:
- a CDS encoding DUF4266 domain-containing protein, which codes for MSRSYLKPYRVSRLCYSVIFLAISLVSGCSSLGVQPWERDLLAKDEMALTSSPLDAALDDHIYFSKEASSGGKSFGGGGCGCN
- a CDS encoding LysE family translocator, whose amino-acid sequence is MIDITLLSLFIPTFFIVSLTPGMCMTLAMSLGITIGVRRTFWMMYGELLGVATVAVTSVLGVATIMTKFPQLFQAFKMLGALYLVYVGLNMWRAKGKLSTSSDQEPKTIKKRSLFQQGFFTAIANPKGWAFMISLLPPFISQTLPLAPQLGILVAVILTSEFICMTIYATGGKTIGKVLTQRNNVQLLNKISGSLMILVAIWLASS
- a CDS encoding helix-turn-helix domain-containing protein — protein: MTTCIKVKEPNIKYVDCDNCSMQPICVPLKAGKTEVSIMDSYLSRRNIVNSSTPLFHEKESANAIYAVCAGSFKLTEITPENKEKVIGFRFPGELIGEDAIHTQHYNYNAVAVGTTSVCKIDLKELNECGKLMPELQLNLISLLSKQNSMLREEFTSVVAKHTAESLLAAFILNMLKRNAQYQESETKLHLPVGRDVIANHLGFRRETLSRIFSKFQHKGLLTIHAKDMEILDLDGLKNIAYD
- a CDS encoding cbb3-type cytochrome oxidase subunit 3, producing the protein MMMDYGTLRGLIALLILALFIVIVVWSYSKKRKSAFDEAANSIFEEPTKTELKHSDKNNKQETNNNV
- the ccoO gene encoding cytochrome-c oxidase, cbb3-type subunit II, producing MINKHEKVEKSVGLFFIFTIFAISIGGLVEITPLFFQKATTTPVDNLRPYTALEMEGRDIYIREGCNVCHSQMIRPFRAETERYGHYSVAGEGVWEHPHLWGSKRTGPDLARVGGRYSDDWHRAHLLDPRSVVPESNMPSFKWLAENTLDGELTAKKLSTFNFLTRNRSHKDEQGNAIPLYSETEIAGAEKAVKGKTEMDALIAYLQSLGHALK
- the ccoN gene encoding cytochrome-c oxidase, cbb3-type subunit I — translated: MTTTLDHPSYNFKVVRQFTVMTVIWGIVGTLVGVLIAAQLIWPALNFETPWLTYSRLRPLHTNAVIFAFGTSALFATSYYVVQRTCKTVLFGGKLAAFTFWGWQAIIVLAVITLPLGYTSSKEYAELEWPIDILIAVVWVSYAIVFFGTLVKRKTSHIYVANWFFGGFILTVAVLHIGNSMAIPVSMFKSYSIYSGAIDAMMQWWYGHNAVGFLLTAGFLGMMYYFVPKQAERPVYSYRLSIVHFWALVSLYIWAGPHHLHYTALPDWAQSVGMVMSIVLFLPSWGGMINGIMTLSGAWHKLRHDPILRFLIVSLSFYGMSTFEGPMMAIKSVNALSHYTDWTVGHVHSGALGWVAMVSIGAMYHLIPVLFNQGRMYSIRLINIHFWMHTAGIVLYIVAMWISGVMQGLMWRAVNTDGTLTYSFVESLTASYPFYFIRFIGGVLVVAGFILMAYNMFKTMGAKDGSLKPVEIA
- a CDS encoding TlpA disulfide reductase family protein; this encodes MTKQLSSRKLKCYSKVRQDLISLTVSLLLGLSIQAHSAENEGLAQSQVALQAILAQHKGEVVYLDFWASWCVPCRKSFPWMNKMQHLHHLQGFAVVSVNLDAELALAKAFLTRNNVSFPVIYDPKGHIARHFNIKGMPSSMLIDREGKIRQSHSGFFTNRIKSYEAEITALLNQ
- a CDS encoding DUF3570 domain-containing protein, with product MQLTQKKSPVNIKAALTLATTTLLGSVSAVGYAQEPQQVTEESSWDFDTAFLYYSESDRVSVAEAIINAKKTFENDEVLNLKLTIDSLTGASANGATAQPNVQTFTRPSGKGSYQTDKNTTPLDDTFRDTRVQFNAQWTQPLAENYTGSAGGHISKEYDYLSLGINGNLAYDFNNKNSTFSLGLSYFQDTFEPEGGIPVAFTSMPSAYGSGESASKELFDATRRTDSDDKTTTDIMLGFTQVINRRMLMQFNYSYSTVDGYLSDPFKVLSVLDSNGYAQDYLYESRPDSRVKQSLFAQTKYHFEQNVVDVSYRYMWDDWKLDSHTIDSRLRVPLTSTSYLEPHLRFYQQSAADFYQPFLTQSSPMPMFASADYRIGEMSAYTIGLKYGMKMSDGNDLSFRLEYYRQNPKNSGYQVPEVLESADLYESVDAIIAQVSYSF